The following coding sequences are from one uncultured Cohaesibacter sp. window:
- a CDS encoding IclR family transcriptional regulator, protein MAHSGGPADNGEFGKRTLMAGTQTLLRGLSILELIGRGMSSVKALSETLQVPRSTVTRMIHNLVAEGYLYHIPEKGYFLGARLVDLGERAREQRPLAGIARPFLEALSAQVLDTIHLGALTDDGTVIYLDKINGSRGFQMRSRIGLTVPIAFTGLGKAILMTLSEAEWRTCYKMALHLTRDQNYGAALKSYEDFAADLHVCKERGFTFDDEENEIGIRCVAAPVFAQDDRAVAAISISSTLNFMPHERINLMGPVIVRCAQKISRELGGSNKQ, encoded by the coding sequence ATGGCACATTCGGGAGGTCCGGCCGATAATGGCGAGTTCGGAAAACGAACTCTTATGGCTGGAACACAGACACTGTTGAGAGGATTGTCCATCCTGGAGCTGATTGGCCGCGGGATGTCGAGCGTAAAGGCTCTGTCGGAAACCTTACAGGTTCCGCGCAGCACTGTAACGCGTATGATCCACAATCTCGTGGCTGAAGGCTATCTCTACCATATTCCGGAAAAAGGCTATTTTCTAGGCGCTCGCCTCGTTGATCTGGGCGAAAGAGCGCGTGAGCAGCGTCCTCTTGCGGGAATTGCCCGTCCCTTTCTGGAAGCCTTGTCAGCCCAAGTGCTTGATACCATTCATCTTGGAGCCTTGACCGACGACGGAACCGTAATTTATCTCGACAAGATCAACGGTAGCCGCGGATTTCAGATGCGATCCCGCATTGGCCTGACTGTGCCAATCGCATTTACAGGTTTGGGCAAAGCTATCCTGATGACCCTGTCTGAAGCTGAATGGCGAACCTGTTACAAAATGGCTCTGCATTTGACGCGCGACCAGAATTATGGCGCAGCTCTCAAGAGCTACGAAGACTTCGCGGCGGATCTTCATGTTTGCAAGGAACGAGGATTTACCTTTGACGACGAAGAGAACGAGATTGGTATTCGCTGCGTTGCAGCCCCCGTCTTCGCTCAAGATGACAGAGCTGTTGCAGCCATTTCCATTTCCAGCACATTGAATTTCATGCCCCATGAACGCATCAACCTCATGGGGCCGGTGATCGTGAGATGTGCACAGAAAATTTCTCGGGAACTCGGTGGGAGTAATAAACAATGA
- a CDS encoding sugar kinase: MTELIKIASIGECMIELAPVKGVAGFPEGTKFFRQAFAGDTFNTATYLARQFAPKAEVSYITGLGADMQSESMRQKFASEGIKVDHITLVEGKNPGLYMIENDETGERYFQYWRNDAAAKLMFGGWSVEKIADLLKEFNLVYFSGITLAILDDAQRDNLLAALGSLRGKVKVAFDPNFRPALWPDRDKCRAVFSKAASVTDYALVGCEDHAALWEDSDADKIAQAWRGWGAGEAIIKGGDNSCVIVNADGRIEVAPPAKLKPVDTTGAGDSFAAGYIGMRIQDKSVDEAARMAHAIAAKVIMHPGGAIDAAVWSPVEEGQY, translated from the coding sequence ATGACTGAGCTGATTAAAATCGCGTCTATTGGCGAATGCATGATCGAGCTGGCCCCTGTAAAGGGTGTCGCAGGGTTCCCTGAAGGAACCAAGTTCTTTCGTCAGGCTTTTGCTGGTGACACCTTCAATACCGCAACCTATCTGGCCCGCCAGTTCGCGCCCAAAGCTGAAGTCTCTTATATCACGGGTCTGGGCGCTGATATGCAAAGCGAAAGCATGCGGCAGAAATTCGCCAGTGAAGGCATCAAAGTCGACCATATCACCCTGGTCGAAGGCAAAAACCCCGGCCTTTACATGATCGAAAATGATGAAACCGGTGAACGTTACTTCCAATATTGGCGCAATGATGCAGCAGCCAAACTGATGTTTGGCGGTTGGTCGGTCGAAAAAATCGCCGATCTGCTCAAAGAATTTAATCTTGTCTATTTCTCCGGCATCACTCTTGCCATTCTGGACGACGCACAGCGGGACAATCTGCTTGCGGCTCTCGGCTCCTTGAGGGGGAAAGTGAAAGTCGCATTTGACCCTAACTTCCGTCCAGCCCTATGGCCAGACCGCGACAAATGCCGTGCTGTTTTCAGCAAAGCTGCAAGCGTTACCGACTATGCGTTGGTAGGCTGTGAAGACCACGCCGCCCTTTGGGAAGACAGCGACGCCGACAAAATCGCCCAAGCATGGCGCGGCTGGGGTGCAGGCGAAGCGATCATTAAAGGCGGTGATAACAGCTGCGTCATCGTAAATGCTGACGGACGCATCGAAGTTGCCCCACCGGCAAAATTGAAGCCGGTTGATACCACTGGAGCAGGGGATTCCTTCGCTGCTGGCTATATCGGTATGCGCATTCAGGACAAAAGCGTTGACGAAGCCGCTAGAATGGCGCACGCCATCGCTGCCAAGGTCATCATGCATCCGGGTGGTGCGATCGACGCTGCGGTTTGGAGCCCGGTCGAGGAAGGCCAATACTGA
- a CDS encoding GntR family transcriptional regulator — protein sequence MEEIERPPSLSDIATEKLRAAISEGEFALGEALSEQKLADRLNISKTPIRHALAQMKVEGLVEVFPQKGTFVFTLSGTDLERFSEYRFILETAALRLAFRRNREGLVAELASIWHKMEQAKKADKRSHYLDLDLQYHRALFELCDNQYLSESYRLIEAKVSAIRTYLGKDRVQTTKSFEEHGEMIEVLREGRIEEAISILDFHIGRYHRTFSPDIPDIAQSKK from the coding sequence TTGGAAGAAATTGAACGGCCGCCGTCCCTATCCGATATTGCGACGGAAAAGCTTAGAGCAGCCATAAGCGAGGGCGAGTTTGCTCTCGGTGAAGCCTTATCGGAGCAAAAACTTGCTGATCGCCTGAATATTAGCAAGACCCCTATTCGCCATGCGTTGGCACAGATGAAGGTGGAGGGGTTGGTCGAGGTCTTTCCGCAGAAGGGAACCTTTGTTTTCACGCTCAGTGGAACGGATCTGGAGCGCTTTTCCGAATATCGGTTTATTTTGGAAACTGCTGCGCTGAGGCTGGCTTTCCGGCGAAATCGGGAAGGACTCGTCGCCGAATTGGCCAGTATCTGGCACAAAATGGAACAGGCCAAGAAAGCTGACAAGCGCTCTCATTATCTGGATCTGGATTTGCAATATCACAGGGCTCTGTTTGAGCTGTGCGATAATCAGTATCTCTCAGAAAGCTATCGACTGATTGAAGCGAAAGTGTCCGCTATCAGAACCTATCTGGGTAAGGATCGGGTTCAGACCACCAAGTCCTTCGAGGAACATGGTGAAATGATAGAGGTACTGCGCGAGGGGCGGATCGAAGAAGCCATCAGTATTCTCGACTTCCATATTGGGCGCTATCATCGCACTTTCAGCCCCGATATCCCTGATATTGCGCAGTCCAAGAAATAG
- a CDS encoding shikimate 5-dehydrogenase, whose product MAKNEKPLIGPQTRLCMSLSARPSPFGTRFHNKMYEELGLDFVYKAFSTTDLASAIAGVRSLGIRGCAISMPFKEAVIPLLDAMESSAAAIDSVNTIVNDEGKLTGYNTDYIAIFDLLAEAKIDPAMPFLLRGSGGMAKAVAAALRNSGHEKGTIIARNETTGRALAELYGYSWAEASQGLSAPLIINATPMGMKGPEADMLAFEQDIIEACEYVLDVVAMPAETPLMRAATKLGKTCISGAEIIVLQAVEQFELYTGIRPDRALIEMAAEFSRSAAKREQK is encoded by the coding sequence ATGGCAAAGAACGAGAAACCGCTTATTGGCCCTCAAACACGTCTTTGCATGTCTCTTTCTGCCCGACCGAGCCCATTTGGCACGCGCTTTCATAACAAGATGTATGAAGAGCTTGGGCTCGATTTCGTCTACAAGGCCTTCTCGACGACAGATCTCGCCTCCGCTATCGCAGGAGTTCGGTCATTGGGTATCCGTGGCTGCGCCATTTCCATGCCATTCAAAGAGGCGGTTATTCCGCTGTTGGACGCTATGGAGAGCTCTGCGGCAGCGATCGATAGCGTCAATACCATCGTGAACGATGAGGGAAAGCTGACAGGTTACAATACCGACTATATTGCCATCTTTGATCTTCTGGCTGAAGCCAAGATAGACCCTGCTATGCCTTTTCTTCTGCGTGGCTCGGGCGGCATGGCCAAGGCCGTCGCTGCGGCATTGCGCAACAGTGGCCATGAAAAGGGAACGATCATTGCGCGCAATGAGACAACGGGCCGCGCTTTGGCCGAACTCTATGGCTATAGCTGGGCTGAAGCCTCGCAAGGGCTAAGCGCGCCCCTCATTATCAATGCAACCCCGATGGGTATGAAGGGGCCAGAGGCTGACATGCTTGCCTTTGAGCAAGACATAATCGAAGCTTGCGAATATGTGCTTGATGTGGTGGCTATGCCCGCTGAAACACCCCTGATGCGGGCCGCGACCAAGCTCGGCAAGACCTGTATATCCGGTGCTGAGATTATAGTATTGCAGGCGGTAGAACAGTTCGAGCTATATACAGGCATTCGGCCCGATAGAGCATTGATCGAAATGGCTGCTGAATTTTCACGTTCTGCTGCAAAAAGAGAACAGAAATAA
- a CDS encoding DHA2 family efflux MFS transporter permease subunit, with protein sequence MSHSVSDSQPAVVVAHRGLLTFGLMLSTIMQVLDTTIANVALPHMSASLGAAQHEINWVLTSYIVASAIATPITGWLSDRIGQKALFLFAVAGFTIASALCGMATSLGEMVGFRIMQGLCGAMIAPLAQTVILNINPKERLAQAMAIYGMGIMVAPIIGPTLGGWLTESVNWRWVFLVNVPVGILCIVMLMIYMPNSDVRKRSFDFFGFAMLAIGVGSLQLMLDRGSDNNWFESIETWIELGLVISGLWVYLVHSITAKNPFVDLRIFKDTNFALASLVMFLIGLSLFSGLALLPPLLQNYLGYPVMSSGELMAPRGVASMVSMMIVGRVSHRVDARVLMVFGALVMTGSLWMMTGFNLQMDSWLIIVTGALQGFGMGFIFVPLSTMAFMTLSPKLRGDGTSMYALVRNMGQGIGVSLVTAVLTNMMQVNHAELATRITQTSDAVHAHVPGLLTGAASTIYSVNSLVTQQSAILSYIDDFWLMSVLSLVSIPLLLLLRKPKKKPVQSS encoded by the coding sequence ATGTCACATTCAGTATCAGATTCCCAACCGGCAGTCGTTGTTGCACATAGAGGGCTGCTGACGTTCGGCCTCATGCTATCGACCATCATGCAGGTGCTCGACACGACGATTGCAAACGTCGCTTTGCCCCATATGTCGGCCTCTTTGGGAGCTGCACAACATGAAATCAACTGGGTGCTGACCTCTTACATTGTGGCCTCGGCCATTGCGACTCCTATCACCGGTTGGCTTAGTGACAGGATCGGCCAGAAGGCTCTGTTTTTGTTCGCGGTAGCTGGCTTTACGATCGCTTCGGCCCTGTGTGGCATGGCGACAAGTCTGGGCGAAATGGTCGGGTTCCGCATCATGCAAGGGCTTTGCGGTGCCATGATTGCACCACTTGCCCAAACCGTGATCCTCAATATCAACCCCAAGGAGCGTCTGGCTCAGGCGATGGCTATCTATGGCATGGGCATCATGGTTGCTCCCATCATTGGCCCGACGTTGGGCGGTTGGTTGACCGAAAGCGTTAACTGGCGCTGGGTCTTTCTGGTCAACGTACCGGTGGGCATCCTTTGCATCGTCATGTTGATGATCTATATGCCGAATTCCGACGTCAGAAAACGCAGCTTCGATTTCTTTGGCTTTGCCATGCTGGCAATTGGCGTTGGATCACTGCAGCTGATGCTGGACCGTGGATCGGACAACAACTGGTTTGAGAGCATTGAGACATGGATTGAGTTGGGCCTGGTTATCTCTGGGCTGTGGGTCTATCTGGTCCATTCGATCACGGCTAAAAATCCCTTTGTTGATCTCCGTATCTTCAAGGATACCAACTTTGCTCTTGCATCGCTGGTCATGTTCCTGATTGGCTTGTCGCTATTCTCTGGTCTTGCCCTGTTGCCGCCGCTGTTGCAGAACTATCTTGGATATCCCGTCATGTCTTCGGGCGAATTGATGGCGCCAAGAGGGGTGGCCTCCATGGTATCCATGATGATTGTGGGGCGCGTCAGCCATCGGGTCGACGCGCGTGTTCTCATGGTGTTTGGTGCCCTGGTCATGACTGGTTCGCTCTGGATGATGACCGGCTTCAACCTTCAGATGGATTCCTGGCTCATCATTGTGACCGGTGCCCTTCAAGGCTTTGGCATGGGCTTTATCTTCGTTCCGCTGTCCACAATGGCCTTCATGACTTTGTCGCCCAAGCTGCGCGGTGATGGCACATCGATGTATGCTCTTGTTCGAAATATGGGGCAGGGGATCGGGGTTTCCCTCGTGACGGCTGTGCTAACGAACATGATGCAGGTGAACCATGCCGAGCTGGCCACGCGCATTACGCAAACATCGGATGCGGTCCATGCGCATGTGCCCGGCTTGCTAACCGGTGCTGCCAGCACGATTTACAGTGTGAACAGCCTTGTAACCCAGCAATCGGCCATCCTCAGTTATATCGATGATTTCTGGCTGATGTCGGTGCTTAGTCTGGTTTCCATTCCGCTGCTCCTATTGCTGCGCAAGCCCAAGAAAAAGCCGGTTCAATCTTCGTGA
- a CDS encoding HlyD family secretion protein has product MSARSSTVPDNVTELEIESDASTPAQEHRASSPEPASATEVKPEAKADKVRKSKAGRLVLMVSVPLLILAGGIFVWLTGGRFAETDNAYAHQTKVAISADVSGRIFSVSIKENQRVHAGDVLFTIDPEPFQIAVDEAKAALSKARLDVEQLKVSFHSAQATLKSAKDTLEVQQELFDRREILTKKGVAASSTLDELKLSLLSAKNAVTTGEKQVDNARAALGGNPSISTDDHPLVRTELAQLELAERNLKKSVVKAPIDGVVSKIDDMNVGQYVSAGSSMASLFGADHTWVEANFKETQLEGIQIGMPVEVTFDAYPNTRFEGKVNSISAGTGAEFALIPAQNATGNWVKVVQRVPVRVELETKEQDPTLRAGMSAVVSVDKGKSTLDKLRGL; this is encoded by the coding sequence ATGAGTGCTCGCAGCTCAACGGTCCCAGATAATGTGACCGAACTGGAAATTGAAAGTGATGCGTCCACTCCAGCGCAAGAACATCGCGCTTCATCGCCGGAACCGGCGTCCGCGACGGAAGTAAAGCCTGAAGCCAAAGCAGATAAGGTCCGCAAGAGCAAAGCGGGCCGTCTTGTTCTTATGGTTTCTGTTCCATTGCTTATTCTTGCCGGAGGTATTTTTGTCTGGCTCACCGGTGGACGGTTTGCTGAAACAGACAATGCCTATGCGCACCAAACCAAGGTTGCTATATCAGCAGATGTTTCTGGCCGTATCTTCTCTGTCAGCATCAAGGAAAACCAGAGGGTTCATGCAGGCGACGTCTTGTTTACTATTGATCCAGAGCCGTTCCAGATCGCTGTGGATGAGGCAAAGGCAGCTTTGAGCAAAGCCCGTCTTGATGTCGAGCAGCTCAAGGTCAGCTTTCATTCCGCACAGGCAACGCTGAAGTCGGCAAAAGATACTCTGGAAGTGCAACAGGAGCTTTTTGATCGTCGCGAAATTCTGACGAAAAAGGGCGTGGCAGCAAGTTCCACTCTTGATGAGCTCAAGCTTTCATTGCTCTCTGCAAAAAATGCCGTGACCACCGGAGAAAAGCAGGTTGACAATGCAAGGGCAGCACTTGGTGGCAATCCTTCCATTTCGACCGATGATCACCCGTTGGTTCGCACCGAGCTTGCTCAACTCGAACTGGCTGAGCGCAATCTGAAGAAAAGTGTTGTGAAGGCCCCCATTGACGGCGTCGTTTCGAAAATTGATGACATGAATGTCGGGCAATATGTCAGTGCAGGCAGCTCAATGGCCAGCCTGTTCGGCGCGGATCACACCTGGGTGGAAGCCAATTTCAAGGAAACCCAACTCGAAGGTATCCAGATAGGCATGCCTGTTGAGGTGACCTTTGATGCTTATCCGAACACGCGTTTCGAAGGCAAAGTGAACAGCATCAGTGCCGGCACCGGGGCTGAGTTTGCCTTGATCCCCGCCCAGAATGCAACAGGCAACTGGGTGAAGGTCGTTCAACGAGTTCCGGTCAGAGTTGAGCTGGAAACGAAAGAACAAGACCCAACCTTGCGAGCCGGCATGAGCGCTGTGGTGAGCGTTGATAAAGGCAAGTCAACCCTCGACAAGCTCAGGGGACTGTAA
- a CDS encoding MarR family transcriptional regulator encodes MEREEADRHVGYLLFEVSRLFRRRYEERAKSFGLTLQQTRVVGYLNHHPDGVSQATLAHAVDSDPMTISGILDRLEKRKLVKRVQDPSDSRAKIVTVTQKGADLFVHAKSISRELFDQVLDNLENGHVDILLSSLRNIRDQLIDMSPDNKES; translated from the coding sequence ATGGAAAGGGAAGAAGCCGACCGGCATGTAGGCTATCTGCTTTTCGAAGTCTCGCGCCTATTCCGCAGAAGATATGAAGAAAGGGCTAAGTCGTTTGGCCTGACACTGCAGCAAACCCGCGTTGTGGGTTATCTGAACCATCATCCAGACGGAGTGTCACAAGCAACATTGGCCCATGCCGTTGATAGTGATCCGATGACGATCAGCGGTATTTTGGATCGGCTCGAAAAGCGCAAACTGGTGAAGCGCGTACAGGATCCTTCCGATAGCCGAGCCAAAATCGTGACGGTAACCCAAAAAGGGGCGGATCTTTTCGTCCATGCCAAGAGCATTAGTCGAGAGTTGTTTGATCAAGTGCTCGACAATCTCGAGAATGGCCATGTGGACATTCTTTTGAGCAGCCTAAGAAATATAAGAGACCAATTAATAGATATGTCTCCCGACAACAAGGAATCATGA